In Arthrobacter citreus, a single genomic region encodes these proteins:
- a CDS encoding alpha-ketoacid dehydrogenase subunit beta, which produces MAQMTMIQAITDALRVEMKNDPTVIVFGEDVGVNGGVFRATEGLQADFGEERVFDTPLAESGIGGLAIGLGIEGFRPVAEIQFFGFLFEIMDSIAGQAARMRYRTSGRFTSPITFRSPFGGGVHTPEMHADSLEGLMAQTPGLKVVIPSTPKDAKGLLISSIRDNDPVIYLEHMKLYRSFREDVPEGEYTIELGKADVKREGKDVSVFAYGAMVHTALKAAEELEKEGVSVEVVDLRTIHPLDTAAIVASVEKTGRAVVVQEAQKQAGIAANIVAEINDRCILSLEAPVVRITAADTVYPFSEAETVWLPNHKDVVEGIQKVLNF; this is translated from the coding sequence ATGGCGCAAATGACAATGATTCAAGCTATCACAGATGCATTACGCGTTGAAATGAAAAACGATCCTACTGTAATCGTATTCGGTGAGGACGTTGGAGTAAACGGTGGTGTATTCCGTGCAACTGAAGGTTTACAAGCAGATTTCGGCGAAGAGCGTGTATTCGATACACCACTTGCTGAATCAGGAATTGGTGGACTAGCAATCGGTCTTGGTATTGAAGGCTTCCGTCCAGTAGCAGAAATTCAATTCTTCGGATTCTTATTCGAAATTATGGACTCAATCGCAGGCCAAGCTGCTCGTATGCGTTACCGTACAAGTGGTCGTTTTACTTCTCCAATTACTTTCCGTTCACCATTTGGTGGTGGGGTTCATACTCCAGAAATGCACGCGGATAGTTTAGAAGGATTAATGGCTCAAACTCCAGGTTTAAAAGTAGTTATTCCATCAACACCTAAAGATGCGAAAGGTCTTTTAATTTCATCTATTCGTGATAATGATCCAGTTATCTATTTAGAGCACATGAAATTATATCGTTCATTCCGTGAAGATGTACCTGAAGGTGAGTACACAATCGAATTAGGTAAAGCTGATGTTAAACGTGAAGGTAAAGACGTTTCTGTATTTGCTTACGGTGCAATGGTTCACACTGCATTAAAAGCTGCAGAAGAATTAGAAAAAGAAGGTGTATCAGTAGAAGTTGTTGACTTACGTACTATTCACCCATTAGATACTGCTGCAATCGTTGCGTCTGTTGAGAAAACTGGCCGTGCAGTTGTTGTACAAGAAGCACAAAAACAAGCTGGTATTGCTGCAAATATTGTTGCTGAAATTAATGATCGTTGTATCCTTTCATTAGAAGCACCAGTTGTACGTATTACTGCGGCTGACACTGTATACCCATTCTCAGAAGCAGAAACTGTTTGGTTACCAAACCATAAAGATGTAGTTGAAGGTATTCAAAAAGTTTTAAACTTCTAA
- the pdhA gene encoding pyruvate dehydrogenase (acetyl-transferring) E1 component subunit alpha produces the protein MKNTQTVSELMNHMLQFGDSVGTLQILNEEGEIVNEAAMPELSDEKLKELMKRMVWTRVLDQRSISLNRQGRLGFYAPTAGQEASQLASQFALEKEDFILPGYRDVPQMIWHGLPLYKAFLWSRGHFVGSQIPQDVNVIFPQIIIGAQIIQAAGVALGMKLKGKNSVAITYTGDGGSSQGDFYEGLNFAGAYNAPAIFIVQNNRYAISTPVSKQSKARTIAQKAIAVGIAGIQVDGMDPLAVYAATSEARKRAVNGEGPTLIETLTFRYGPHTMAGDDPTRYRTKDTENEWEAKDPIVRFRKFLEKKGLWTEEEENAIIEEAKEAIKDGIKLADQEPKQKVTDLMENMFETKTSNIEEQYAIFKEKESK, from the coding sequence ATGAAGAATACACAAACTGTTTCTGAATTAATGAATCATATGCTTCAATTTGGTGATTCAGTTGGAACTCTTCAAATTTTAAACGAAGAGGGCGAAATCGTTAACGAAGCAGCGATGCCAGAATTATCTGATGAAAAATTAAAAGAATTAATGAAGCGTATGGTATGGACTCGTGTCCTTGATCAACGTTCTATTTCATTAAACAGACAAGGACGTTTAGGTTTCTACGCTCCTACGGCTGGACAAGAAGCTTCTCAATTAGCAAGTCAATTTGCTCTTGAAAAAGAAGACTTTATCCTACCTGGTTACCGTGATGTACCTCAAATGATTTGGCACGGTTTACCTTTATATAAAGCATTTTTATGGTCACGTGGACATTTCGTTGGAAGTCAAATTCCTCAAGATGTTAACGTAATCTTCCCACAAATTATTATTGGTGCTCAAATTATTCAAGCTGCTGGTGTTGCGCTTGGTATGAAATTAAAAGGTAAAAACTCTGTTGCTATTACATATACAGGTGACGGTGGTTCTTCTCAAGGTGATTTCTACGAAGGATTAAACTTTGCTGGTGCTTACAACGCTCCTGCAATTTTCATTGTACAAAACAACAGATACGCAATCTCAACTCCAGTTTCTAAGCAATCAAAAGCTAGAACAATTGCTCAAAAAGCAATCGCAGTAGGTATTGCAGGTATTCAAGTTGATGGTATGGATCCTTTAGCAGTTTATGCAGCTACTTCTGAAGCTCGTAAACGTGCAGTAAATGGTGAAGGTCCAACATTAATCGAAACTTTAACATTCCGTTATGGTCCACATACAATGGCTGGCGATGATCCAACTCGTTACCGTACAAAAGATACTGAAAATGAGTGGGAAGCAAAAGATCCAATCGTTCGTTTCCGTAAGTTCTTAGAGAAAAAAGGTCTATGGACTGAAGAAGAAGAAAATGCAATTATCGAAGAAGCAAAAGAAGCGATTAAAGATGGCATTAAACTTGCTGACCAAGAACCAAAACAAAAAGTTACTGATTTAATGGAAAATATGTTCGAAACTAAAACAAGTAATATTGAAGAGCAATATGCAATTTTCAAAGAGAAGGAGTCGAAGTAA
- a CDS encoding YkyA family protein: protein MYKKIYSLFLIGSLLLIFCMGCTSQANQRKLVINKLSEIAKKEQKFQKAGEKIQKLEIKELEYYEKIYLYKINEVNKRQESAKLAINLLNERKEGVKEESKLIHDIDIKIEELQTINIETKDEKFRNEVNNFIKTWRERTNLYDKLNSKYKEAIETDLSIYQLLSQKKVDLKNVKSKTKNTNKNYKDVIKYNDQLNLYTQKLNDLQKDIYEKYGK from the coding sequence ATGTATAAAAAAATCTATTCTTTATTTCTTATAGGAAGTCTTTTATTAATCTTTTGTATGGGCTGTACTTCTCAAGCAAATCAAAGAAAATTAGTTATAAATAAATTAAGTGAAATTGCGAAAAAGGAGCAAAAATTTCAAAAAGCTGGTGAGAAAATCCAAAAATTAGAAATTAAAGAGCTGGAGTATTATGAAAAAATTTATTTATATAAAATTAATGAAGTAAATAAAAGACAAGAGTCGGCTAAACTTGCGATTAATTTATTAAATGAACGGAAAGAAGGCGTAAAAGAGGAGTCAAAATTAATTCACGATATAGACATAAAAATTGAAGAACTTCAAACAATAAACATTGAAACAAAAGATGAAAAGTTTCGCAATGAAGTAAATAACTTCATTAAAACCTGGAGAGAGAGAACAAATTTATACGATAAATTGAATTCGAAATATAAAGAAGCGATTGAAACAGATCTTTCAATTTATCAGTTATTATCTCAGAAAAAAGTTGATTTAAAAAATGTTAAGAGTAAGACAAAGAATACAAACAAGAACTATAAAGATGTCATTAAATATAATGATCAATTAAATCTTTATACTCAAAAATTAAATGATCTACAAAAAGACATATATGAAAAATATGGTAAATAA
- a CDS encoding YjcZ family sporulation protein: MYGYGYGKGGYPGYGGGCGCGYGGFALIVVLFILLIIVGAAFVL, encoded by the coding sequence ATGTACGGTTACGGATACGGAAAAGGTGGATACCCTGGTTATGGCGGCGGATGCGGATGCGGTTACGGTGGTTTCGCATTAATCGTTGTTCTATTCATTTTATTAATTATCGTTGGTGCAGCTTTCGTTTTATAA